In Paenibacillus sp. G2S3, a single window of DNA contains:
- a CDS encoding RNA polymerase sigma factor, giving the protein MKEGRKLEEAEWISAVLNGEHQAFGHLVTRYQGMVYRVCVKITGEAESAKDMAQEVFIKAYKALPSFRGQSTFSTWLYRIAYRTCLDWKRANDREWKHRSAADYTENDWVTSQTPEHAVLEQEQSAELGENVNSLAEPYRSVVQLYYFQRNSYQEIAEQKGVSVKTIESQLYRARQMMRRQREELR; this is encoded by the coding sequence GTGAAGGAGGGGAGAAAGCTGGAAGAGGCGGAATGGATTTCTGCTGTGCTGAACGGTGAGCATCAGGCCTTTGGGCATTTGGTGACACGTTATCAAGGCATGGTGTACAGAGTATGCGTCAAGATTACTGGAGAAGCCGAATCGGCCAAAGATATGGCCCAAGAGGTTTTTATAAAAGCATATAAAGCCCTCCCCTCCTTCAGAGGACAGTCCACCTTCTCGACATGGCTGTATCGGATAGCCTACCGAACCTGTTTGGACTGGAAACGGGCCAATGATAGGGAGTGGAAGCATCGGAGTGCAGCTGATTACACAGAGAATGATTGGGTAACTTCTCAAACACCAGAGCATGCGGTGCTAGAGCAGGAACAATCAGCTGAGCTGGGTGAGAATGTGAACAGCCTTGCGGAACCGTACCGGTCGGTCGTACAGCTGTACTATTTTCAGCGAAATTCTTATCAAGAGATAGCGGAGCAAAAGGGTGTTTCCGTTAAGACTATCGAATCACAGCTTTATCGTGCCAGACAGATGATGCGTAGACAAAGGGAGGAATTGCGATGA